CCATCGGAACATTTGGCGGAACCTTGCGGGATTTGAATGCCGCCACCCTGGCCAGTATCACCATGAAAGAGGCCATTCAACGGGCCGGCATCGAACCACACATGATCGACGATATTCGCTACGGGTGCTGCATAGAACATCCCGACACCCTGAATACGACGCGGGTAGCTGCCCTGCTCGCGGGAATCCCGGAAACGGTAACCGCCGTCACCATCAATCGGGTCTGCATTTCGGGCATGGAGGCGGTGATCTCGGGGATGGCCATGATCCAGGCCAATATGGCCGATATCATCCTGGCCGGTGGCACCGAGCACATGTCCGGCGTCCCCTACAGTGTCCCCGCTGCACGCTGGGGATGCAGACTCCAGGATCACCCATTCGTGGACAACCTGATCCATGCCCTGCACTGCGGTTCCCACATCATTCCCCATCCCGAAAAGGGGCCAGTGGACGAGACCCAGGCGCCGTTGAGCCTGTTTGTCGGCAAACCCTACATCATGGGCCACACGACGGAATTCATTGCCCAGCACCTTGGCATCACCCGCGAAGAGATGGATGAAGTGGCCTTGAGAAGCCATAATGCCGCCGAAAGAGCAACCAACGAAGGTCTTTTCAAGGATGAAATCGTCCCTGTCGAGGTCCCCCGTAAACGCAAGGACCCGCTTATCTTCGACAAGGACGAGCATTTCAGGCCGGGCATGACTCTTGAGAAACTGGCCGCGCTGCCTCCGGCCTTTATTCCCAAGACCGGCAAAGTTACGGCTGGCAATTCCAGCGGAATCAACGACGGCTCCACCGGCATGGTGATCATGTCGGCGGATAAGGCCAAAGAGCTTGGGTTGACGCCCCTGGCGAGGATCAAAGCCGTTGGTCGGGGGGCCTGTCACCCGTCCGTCATGGGGCTTTCTCCGGTGCCGGCCGTAAAGAACCTGCTGGCCAACAGCAACCTGGCCCTCGATGACTTTGAACTCATAGAGCTTAACGAAGCCTTTGCGGGCCAATATCTCGGCTGTGAAAAAGAGCTGGGCATCGATCGGGAGATCACCAATGTCAACGGGTCCGGCATCGGTCTTGGTCACCCGGTGGGATCCACCGGAGCGAGAATCATGACCACGTTGATCTATGGAATGAAAAAGCGAGGGAACACCCTGGGGCTTGCCACCTTGTGCGGCGGTGGCGGCGTATCCATGGCTTGCGCCCTCGAAATCGTGTCGTAATCCGCCACGGAGCGGCGATTGGGATCATAGGGCTCGCGCAAAAATAACTTCACATTTTAAAAGCCGATGCATCCCATCCGCCTGTGTTGTGAAAATGCGATATCTTCCCAATATGCCTTGCATTTTCACGCCTTGTCGGCTGGGCGCCTAAGCTGCCAAATCCGCGTACTTATTTTTGTGCGAACCCTTGCGCCACCCGGAAAACAACCATTCTTCAATAAGGAGGTCCAATCATGGCAACTTCAACGGCACCGCTTTCCGAACAGGACAAAGAGAGATACAACCGCATCACCAAGGAAAACATCGAATTCATCATGGAGCGTAACAATCCCATCAACCGATGGGTCATTGCAGACATGCTCCGCCGAACCGGATATCACTATCCGGACAAGACAGCCCTCGTTTTCAATGACATCACCCGGACCTACACCGAGCTTGAAAACGAGTG
This window of the uncultured Desulfosarcina sp. genome carries:
- a CDS encoding acetyl-CoA C-acyltransferase, which translates into the protein MKDVVIVSACRTAIGTFGGTLRDLNAATLASITMKEAIQRAGIEPHMIDDIRYGCCIEHPDTLNTTRVAALLAGIPETVTAVTINRVCISGMEAVISGMAMIQANMADIILAGGTEHMSGVPYSVPAARWGCRLQDHPFVDNLIHALHCGSHIIPHPEKGPVDETQAPLSLFVGKPYIMGHTTEFIAQHLGITREEMDEVALRSHNAAERATNEGLFKDEIVPVEVPRKRKDPLIFDKDEHFRPGMTLEKLAALPPAFIPKTGKVTAGNSSGINDGSTGMVIMSADKAKELGLTPLARIKAVGRGACHPSVMGLSPVPAVKNLLANSNLALDDFELIELNEAFAGQYLGCEKELGIDREITNVNGSGIGLGHPVGSTGARIMTTLIYGMKKRGNTLGLATLCGGGGVSMACALEIVS